The Congregibacter litoralis KT71 genome contains a region encoding:
- a CDS encoding Zn-dependent hydrolase has protein sequence MRLFVGFVALMLSQSLAFAQPLLTATAERMQSRIEALAAFGANPEGGVSRVAFTDADLAAREWLKAELRELGLSVRTDTAGNIIGRREGSQPGFPPIMFGSHIDSVPGGGNYDGQVGVVGALEVISVLNDADITTRHPLEFVSFTDEEGGLVGSRAMVGKLTQAGMDVVSNSGLVTRDGIARVGGDPERIAEAARSPESLRAFFELHIEQGGILEQKNLQIGVVEGIVGIQWWDITVSGVANHGGTTPMPQRVDALVSASELTLAINRIALELEGRQVATVGRIEAFPGAPNVVPGKVVMSLEVRDLSENKIWEVFRLIEAEAARIATARGTTISFTELDTASPPAPTDTETRDIIEAAAKRLGYSYQRMPSGAGHDAQDLAQITPTGMIFVPSKGGISHSPFEYTSPEDMARGASVLLQAILATDDQS, from the coding sequence ATGAGACTATTTGTTGGCTTCGTTGCCTTGATGCTGAGCCAGAGCCTGGCCTTTGCGCAGCCGCTGCTCACCGCCACCGCCGAGCGCATGCAGTCGCGCATCGAAGCCTTGGCTGCCTTTGGTGCCAATCCCGAGGGAGGTGTCAGCCGCGTCGCCTTTACCGATGCAGATTTAGCCGCCCGGGAATGGCTCAAGGCAGAGCTGCGTGAGTTGGGCCTGTCCGTGCGCACGGACACGGCAGGCAACATCATCGGTCGCCGCGAAGGCTCCCAGCCGGGCTTTCCGCCGATTATGTTTGGCTCGCACATCGACTCCGTGCCCGGCGGTGGCAACTACGACGGGCAGGTGGGGGTGGTGGGCGCCTTGGAAGTCATCAGCGTTTTGAATGACGCCGATATTACTACCCGTCACCCCCTGGAATTCGTCAGCTTTACCGACGAAGAGGGCGGTCTGGTGGGCAGCCGGGCCATGGTGGGTAAGCTCACCCAGGCCGGCATGGATGTTGTGTCCAACAGTGGCCTGGTTACCCGCGATGGCATCGCTCGCGTCGGTGGCGATCCCGAGCGCATCGCCGAGGCGGCTCGCAGCCCCGAGAGTCTCCGCGCCTTTTTTGAGCTGCACATCGAGCAGGGCGGGATTCTCGAGCAAAAGAATCTTCAGATCGGTGTCGTCGAGGGCATTGTGGGAATTCAGTGGTGGGACATCACCGTAAGCGGTGTGGCCAATCACGGCGGTACTACCCCCATGCCGCAACGCGTTGATGCTCTGGTGTCCGCCTCGGAACTGACCCTGGCGATTAATCGCATTGCCCTGGAGCTCGAAGGCCGTCAGGTGGCCACCGTGGGCCGCATAGAGGCCTTCCCCGGAGCGCCCAACGTCGTGCCGGGCAAGGTGGTGATGAGTCTGGAAGTACGGGATCTGAGCGAGAATAAAATTTGGGAGGTGTTCAGGCTCATTGAAGCCGAAGCAGCGCGCATCGCGACCGCCCGGGGCACGACCATCAGCTTTACGGAGTTGGACACGGCATCACCGCCGGCACCGACGGACACCGAGACGCGTGACATTATCGAAGCGGCGGCTAAGCGTCTGGGTTACAGCTACCAGCGTATGCCCTCGGGCGCGGGGCACGATGCCCAGGATCTTGCTCAGATAACGCCTACGGGTATGATTTTTGTGCCCAGCAAGGGTGGCATCAGTCATTCACCCTTTGAGTACACCTCACCCGAAGACATGGCGCGGGGCGCGTCGGTGCTCTTACAGGCGATTTTGGCAACGGATGATCAAAGCTAG
- a CDS encoding tetratricopeptide repeat protein, producing MSFLGELKRRNVFRVAGVYVVVSWVIVQVAATLEEAISLPAWFDAVAVSFLAIAFPIVVVFAWAFELTPEGIQRTSAVSTEDSITEQTASKLDMVLILALLVFAGAMVLPRFLPQETVPAAETVASASTSDEAMVAAATPPVQDASIAVLPFADLSPDGDQEYFADGISEELLNVLAQVDGMKVAGRTSSFAFKGRNEDLREIGQVLNVAHILEGSVRSQGDKVRVTAQLIQVSDGFHLWSQTYDRDLSDIFAVQDDIAQQILVAMTDELMSDKAPSIAPAARTDISAFNLFLEARDLISTRDEAAMQRALELLNQAIEIDPTYAPAYASRAKAYTLLSDRPGSYGSIPAKEALAHARANVDKALALDSKLADAYAVQGLINADTGRPDFAVSSLRRAIELNPNSLDARNWLGLALSFNGRLRDVADQLKTLVDIDPLYRPGVTNTILYNYRIGDFETAKKVGERYIRANPGRAESIRLQSGLLNLDNQPAESILLQETVPLEEFDRRTSGELRSQYYDLGINAEYNGPHKLRPLFEPYGDFKEGNESEALAKARKAVADFPEYYAAHTIYIRVLSETKSDAELAGHFASAFDGSLETYATKLRPSVTVNPPPYSELALALRTVGDNAGYDDAMQRWRFTIDMFRAGGDVSPGRDLDEALYLAIAGDDEASIDFLESAFAKRHPLDVFLFKSRAFKSLELHPRFAALRRANLVRVNEERAILGYPPLDESYYGIETASTSD from the coding sequence GTGAGCTTTCTCGGCGAACTCAAGCGTCGTAATGTCTTTCGCGTAGCGGGCGTGTATGTGGTCGTCAGCTGGGTGATCGTGCAGGTTGCCGCCACGCTGGAAGAGGCCATCTCCTTACCAGCTTGGTTTGACGCCGTAGCCGTGTCCTTTCTCGCTATCGCATTCCCCATTGTTGTGGTGTTTGCCTGGGCATTTGAGCTGACCCCCGAGGGAATTCAGCGCACTTCCGCCGTATCAACCGAAGACAGTATTACGGAGCAGACGGCCTCTAAGCTCGATATGGTGCTGATTCTGGCGCTGCTAGTGTTTGCCGGGGCGATGGTGTTACCGCGGTTTCTTCCTCAAGAGACGGTTCCCGCCGCAGAGACTGTGGCGTCCGCGTCGACCTCAGACGAGGCGATGGTTGCGGCGGCTACGCCACCTGTTCAAGACGCATCTATTGCCGTATTACCTTTTGCTGATCTGTCGCCCGATGGTGATCAGGAATACTTTGCCGACGGTATCTCCGAAGAGCTGTTGAACGTACTGGCGCAGGTCGATGGCATGAAGGTGGCGGGTCGCACCTCGTCTTTTGCCTTCAAGGGTCGTAACGAAGATCTTCGCGAGATCGGCCAGGTGCTCAATGTGGCACATATTCTCGAGGGATCCGTGCGCAGCCAGGGCGATAAGGTGCGGGTGACCGCGCAGCTGATTCAGGTGAGCGATGGTTTCCATTTGTGGTCGCAAACCTACGACCGCGATCTCAGCGATATTTTTGCCGTGCAGGATGACATTGCGCAGCAGATTCTGGTCGCGATGACCGATGAGTTGATGTCGGATAAGGCACCGTCTATCGCGCCGGCCGCTCGCACAGACATCAGTGCTTTCAATTTGTTTTTGGAAGCTCGGGACCTGATTTCTACCCGTGACGAAGCCGCCATGCAGCGGGCGCTGGAATTACTCAATCAGGCGATAGAGATAGATCCGACCTATGCGCCGGCGTATGCATCCCGCGCCAAGGCCTACACGTTGCTCTCGGACCGGCCTGGGTCCTACGGGAGTATCCCGGCCAAAGAGGCGTTGGCGCATGCGCGTGCAAACGTCGACAAAGCGCTTGCGCTGGACTCAAAACTTGCTGACGCTTATGCAGTACAGGGTTTGATTAACGCTGATACGGGCAGACCGGATTTTGCGGTATCGAGCTTGCGGCGGGCGATAGAACTCAACCCTAACTCCTTGGATGCGCGCAACTGGCTAGGCCTGGCTCTTTCGTTTAATGGTCGGCTTCGGGACGTGGCAGATCAATTAAAGACCCTGGTTGACATTGATCCTCTCTACCGTCCAGGCGTGACCAATACAATTCTATATAACTATCGTATTGGCGATTTTGAAACCGCCAAGAAAGTAGGCGAGCGTTACATTCGCGCTAATCCGGGAAGAGCCGAGAGCATAAGACTTCAATCAGGACTTTTGAACCTTGATAATCAACCTGCCGAGAGCATTCTTCTGCAGGAAACCGTGCCGCTGGAAGAGTTCGACCGCCGAACCTCCGGGGAATTGCGGTCTCAATATTACGACCTCGGTATCAATGCCGAGTACAACGGGCCCCATAAGCTTCGACCGCTCTTTGAGCCCTACGGGGATTTTAAAGAGGGCAATGAATCTGAGGCGCTTGCCAAGGCCCGCAAAGCCGTTGCTGATTTTCCTGAGTACTACGCAGCACATACCATTTACATACGAGTGCTGTCTGAAACGAAATCTGATGCTGAGCTTGCCGGGCATTTCGCCTCGGCGTTTGATGGCAGCCTGGAGACTTACGCAACCAAATTGCGTCCATCGGTGACAGTGAACCCTCCGCCCTATTCCGAGTTGGCGCTGGCGCTGCGTACCGTCGGTGACAATGCCGGCTATGACGATGCAATGCAGCGCTGGCGCTTCACCATCGATATGTTTCGTGCGGGCGGCGACGTGTCTCCAGGGCGTGATCTTGATGAAGCGCTGTACCTGGCGATTGCCGGCGACGACGAGGCGAGCATCGATTTTTTGGAGTCAGCCTTTGCTAAGCGCCACCCCCTGGACGTGTTTTTGTTTAAATCTCGAGCCTTTAAGTCCTTGGAGCTTCACCCGCGCTTTGCGGCTCTTCGTCGCGCGAACCTCGTGCGCGTCAATGAAGAGCGCGCGATCCTTGGTTATCCGCCGTTGGATGAGAGCTACTACGGGATAGAGACTGCATCTACCTCTGACTAG
- a CDS encoding S9 family peptidase yields the protein MRFVTSCMFFLALGISLATAGAQAQPNPESRVMTIDDLMAMERVRDPQISPDGRWVAYTVSQKDLEEDKSRTRIWMMSTEGGEPIPMTSPDSSASRPRWSPDNKYLSFTASRGENARTQVWSLNRLGGEAMQVTNVKQGVSDFAWSPDGTRLLLTIKDPRPADLTEDKDDDDKPLPYVIDRMQFKQDYQGYLDRRRDHLYVYTPGDDAPVQITFGDYDDDDPVWSPDGKSVAFVSDRSENPDLYYGSNIWVVDVDDENHRLKKITKDSGRERSPSWSPDGKSIAYISSLGPDVGGSALTPTRRLALARLDGEKRQILTPKLDRNLSDPQFSDDGRRISFRLEDEGQVHLASIGTDGKNFRRDLEGPVTVRDVARRGDMTVVLAESADQPANLFSLSDGYLSTLTSVNAELLADVSRPQVEKRAFASADGTEVEAFYVKPVGYEEGKRYPTILWLHGGPASQFSYSYRDTAQLFAANGYAVIMPNPRGSVGYGEAFAKGTVAAWGEKDVEDVLAAVDHGIEIGLVDGDRMGVGGWSYGGILTNYVITQSTRFKAASSGASLGLVPANYGHDQYQLMYELEFGLPWENRERWDALSPFWKVEDITTPTLWMGGEVDWNVPIINSEQMYIAMKRLGVDTQLVVYPDEHHGIRRPSFIKDRYQRWLAWFDQYLKAP from the coding sequence ATGCGATTTGTGACTTCCTGTATGTTTTTTCTCGCCTTAGGTATTTCTTTGGCGACGGCGGGCGCCCAAGCCCAGCCCAACCCCGAATCACGCGTGATGACCATCGATGACCTCATGGCGATGGAGCGCGTACGGGATCCCCAGATCAGCCCCGATGGGCGCTGGGTGGCCTATACCGTTAGTCAGAAAGATCTTGAGGAAGACAAATCCCGCACCCGAATCTGGATGATGTCGACGGAGGGCGGTGAGCCCATTCCCATGACCTCGCCGGATAGCTCCGCAAGCCGCCCCCGCTGGAGCCCTGACAACAAGTATCTGAGCTTTACCGCATCGCGCGGTGAAAACGCCAGGACGCAGGTTTGGAGTCTCAACCGCCTGGGCGGTGAAGCTATGCAGGTCACGAACGTTAAGCAAGGCGTCAGCGACTTTGCCTGGTCGCCCGACGGAACTCGGCTTTTGCTCACGATCAAAGATCCCCGCCCCGCGGATTTGACCGAAGACAAAGACGATGACGATAAGCCGCTGCCTTACGTTATCGATCGCATGCAGTTTAAACAGGACTATCAGGGCTACCTGGATCGTCGGCGCGATCACCTTTATGTGTACACCCCGGGTGATGACGCGCCGGTGCAGATCACCTTTGGTGACTACGATGATGATGATCCGGTATGGAGTCCCGATGGCAAGTCTGTCGCCTTTGTCAGCGATCGCTCGGAAAATCCCGACCTTTACTACGGCAGCAATATCTGGGTTGTCGATGTTGATGATGAAAACCACCGCCTCAAAAAAATCACCAAGGACAGCGGACGGGAGCGGTCTCCAAGCTGGAGCCCTGACGGTAAGAGTATTGCTTACATCAGTTCCCTGGGGCCCGACGTGGGCGGCTCGGCGCTAACACCCACCCGACGTCTCGCTTTGGCGCGTCTGGACGGCGAGAAACGTCAGATCCTGACGCCGAAACTCGATCGTAACCTGTCGGATCCGCAATTCAGTGACGATGGGCGGCGAATCAGTTTTCGCCTCGAGGACGAGGGTCAGGTTCACCTTGCCTCCATCGGCACGGATGGAAAAAACTTCCGGCGCGATCTCGAAGGGCCGGTTACGGTGCGTGATGTCGCGCGCAGGGGCGATATGACCGTGGTCTTGGCTGAGAGCGCCGATCAGCCCGCCAATCTGTTTTCCCTCAGTGATGGATACCTCTCGACACTCACCTCGGTTAACGCGGAGCTCCTTGCGGATGTCTCTCGTCCCCAGGTTGAGAAGCGCGCTTTTGCCAGCGCCGATGGCACCGAAGTGGAAGCCTTTTATGTGAAGCCCGTGGGCTACGAAGAGGGCAAGCGCTACCCCACAATTTTATGGCTGCACGGCGGACCCGCCTCGCAGTTCTCCTATAGCTACCGCGATACGGCACAGCTTTTTGCCGCGAATGGTTACGCAGTGATCATGCCCAACCCCCGGGGTTCTGTCGGTTACGGCGAGGCCTTTGCCAAAGGCACTGTCGCCGCCTGGGGCGAAAAGGATGTTGAGGACGTACTTGCAGCGGTGGACCACGGAATAGAGATCGGTCTGGTCGATGGCGACCGCATGGGTGTGGGCGGCTGGTCTTACGGCGGGATTCTCACTAATTACGTGATTACCCAGAGCACGCGATTCAAGGCCGCGTCCTCCGGCGCGAGTTTGGGCCTGGTGCCCGCTAACTACGGCCATGATCAGTATCAGCTGATGTATGAACTGGAGTTTGGCCTGCCCTGGGAGAACCGCGAGCGCTGGGATGCCCTGTCGCCGTTTTGGAAGGTTGAAGACATCACTACGCCAACGTTGTGGATGGGCGGAGAAGTGGATTGGAACGTTCCCATCATTAATTCCGAGCAGATGTACATTGCCATGAAGCGTCTGGGTGTCGACACGCAGTTGGTCGTCTACCCGGATGAGCATCACGGGATTCGTCGACCGAGCTTTATCAAAGATCGCTACCAGCGCTGGCTTGCCTGGTTTGATCAATACCTGAAAGCACCCTAA
- a CDS encoding alpha/beta fold hydrolase yields MTTADEWLARGTTTKLLGHNIFFVDEAAREESRGTILLIHGFPTSSWDWWKIWPALNQHYRLVAMDLLGFGFSAKPSPHDYRIMEQADLCEALADQLGLRQFHVLAHDYGDTVAQEMLARQNEELGVGQWLSCMFLNGGLFPETHHAVLAQKLLKSPLGFIFRHALTKKSLSKSFDHIFGETKASQEEIDTFFELFDRDGGRRNVHRLIHYMSDRIEHRGRWVGALAAAMCPIGLINGNLDPVSGSHMVKRFEELIGNDHFIHHLPTVGHYPQVEAPDDVLGAYENFLATL; encoded by the coding sequence ATGACAACGGCGGATGAGTGGCTGGCGCGGGGCACGACGACCAAACTGCTGGGACACAACATTTTCTTTGTCGATGAAGCCGCCCGTGAGGAGTCCCGCGGCACCATTCTCCTTATTCACGGCTTTCCCACCTCGAGTTGGGATTGGTGGAAGATCTGGCCCGCCCTGAATCAGCACTATCGCCTGGTCGCCATGGACCTCCTGGGATTTGGTTTCAGCGCCAAGCCCTCACCGCACGATTACCGGATTATGGAACAGGCAGATCTTTGCGAGGCCCTGGCGGACCAGCTCGGTCTTAGGCAGTTTCATGTCCTGGCTCACGATTACGGAGACACCGTTGCCCAGGAAATGCTCGCACGGCAGAACGAGGAGCTGGGTGTGGGCCAGTGGCTGTCCTGCATGTTCCTCAACGGAGGCCTGTTCCCGGAAACGCACCACGCGGTGCTGGCCCAGAAACTCCTGAAAAGCCCCCTGGGTTTTATTTTCCGTCATGCCCTCACGAAGAAAAGCCTCAGCAAATCCTTTGATCATATCTTTGGCGAAACCAAGGCGAGCCAGGAAGAGATCGATACTTTCTTTGAGCTTTTTGATCGGGACGGTGGCCGGCGCAACGTGCATCGCCTGATCCATTACATGAGTGATCGCATCGAACATCGCGGGCGATGGGTGGGTGCCCTCGCTGCTGCAATGTGCCCCATCGGCCTGATTAACGGCAATCTGGATCCCGTATCGGGGAGCCACATGGTGAAGCGATTTGAAGAGTTGATCGGCAATGATCATTTTATTCACCATTTGCCGACGGTGGGTCACTATCCCCAGGTAGAGGCGCCCGATGACGTACTGGGCGCTTACGAAAACTTTCTGGCGACGCTCTAG
- a CDS encoding DsrE family protein yields MMIMRWFTVISAALLLPQGVLAGPEDFHSDGLIKGYGRFADVPTAKPLPADTRFKFAIDVVDGGVTGEVNNRFKIAAGFINLQHANGIPPENVDIALVVHGTAHRDLLNDDAYGGKNPNAELLSILQGYNVKVLYCGQNAVARDISPDDLLPGVEMTHSATTTHVLLQQQGYALRP; encoded by the coding sequence ATGATGATAATGCGATGGTTTACGGTAATTTCTGCGGCTTTGCTTCTCCCTCAGGGTGTCCTGGCGGGGCCTGAAGACTTCCATTCCGACGGCCTGATCAAGGGCTATGGCCGGTTTGCCGATGTGCCCACGGCAAAACCTCTACCCGCCGATACGCGCTTTAAATTCGCCATTGATGTGGTGGATGGTGGGGTCACGGGCGAGGTGAACAACCGCTTTAAAATTGCTGCCGGCTTTATCAATCTTCAGCATGCCAACGGTATCCCCCCGGAGAACGTCGACATCGCGTTGGTGGTGCACGGCACGGCACACAGAGACCTGCTGAATGACGACGCTTACGGCGGCAAGAACCCCAATGCTGAGCTTTTGAGTATTCTCCAGGGCTACAACGTGAAGGTGCTGTACTGCGGTCAGAACGCAGTGGCCCGGGATATTTCCCCTGACGACCTGCTACCGGGTGTGGAGATGACGCATTCGGCGACCACGACGCACGTGCTGCTGCAGCAGCAGGGCTATGCGCTTCGCCCTTAG
- a CDS encoding GumC family protein, which yields MAFSANPSPPRLEPQGDDGSHGRARRRIFLLSSVTVLVVGLLYTAFQPAVYQSSATVLMSAPTAIDQQMLDADIQGVAIQRRTLTGSEITRDLSDRLAEDFSAERSPLELRRILDVIAVPETNLLELRAQGPEPEILPPLVETWIEVYTSVRARDIESRKAQTLTEVQSELDGLGSKLIAAREALEAYRAENEIISMEREENAVLAQLDGLNSALNNAVEEEVRSKSYLDTLRASLAAGEQVVPPGDRSDVAAMAQQLAELQSRLGELRARYTEDYIRKDPRLREIPDQVEKLQSELASAYAEGTQAELNNAQRDYAAAQESVANLKNRLEEHRQAVADFNTIYATHQALVEDLARLEELNRETQARQVQIEVRQVDKYPQVSVIDWPSPEASRIGPPYLLLLGGTVLAALGLGIFSVWLYSYLHPRSATPAYVTLSGVHMYPNDGTQALEQLSGEQARLQEEATARLEHSGESEGHEELEEKENPEETPGESPGESREESRENNSDSKDTRG from the coding sequence ATGGCATTCAGCGCTAACCCGTCACCACCACGACTGGAGCCGCAGGGCGACGATGGTTCCCATGGTCGCGCCCGCAGACGCATCTTCTTACTGAGCTCGGTAACCGTGCTTGTTGTAGGGCTGCTCTACACCGCCTTTCAACCGGCGGTCTATCAGAGCAGTGCCACGGTGCTCATGAGCGCACCCACGGCGATTGATCAGCAAATGCTGGATGCAGACATCCAGGGTGTCGCCATTCAGCGGCGCACACTCACCGGCAGCGAAATCACCCGTGACCTCTCAGATCGACTGGCAGAGGATTTTTCCGCAGAGCGAAGCCCTCTGGAGCTCCGTCGCATTTTAGACGTGATTGCCGTACCCGAGACCAACCTCCTGGAGCTACGCGCCCAGGGACCAGAGCCCGAGATCCTGCCACCGCTGGTGGAGACCTGGATCGAGGTCTACACCAGCGTCCGCGCCAGGGACATAGAAAGTCGCAAAGCCCAGACCCTTACAGAAGTGCAAAGTGAATTGGATGGCCTGGGGAGCAAGCTCATCGCTGCCCGCGAGGCCCTGGAGGCCTACCGCGCGGAGAATGAGATCATCTCCATGGAACGCGAGGAAAACGCTGTCCTTGCGCAGCTCGATGGACTGAACAGCGCCCTGAACAACGCGGTAGAAGAAGAAGTTCGCAGCAAATCCTATCTGGACACCCTGCGGGCATCCCTGGCCGCGGGAGAGCAAGTGGTCCCCCCGGGCGATCGCAGTGACGTGGCCGCCATGGCCCAACAGTTGGCGGAACTTCAATCGCGACTCGGCGAACTGCGCGCCCGTTACACCGAGGACTACATCCGCAAGGATCCCCGGCTGCGCGAAATACCCGACCAGGTCGAAAAACTTCAAAGCGAGCTGGCCAGCGCCTACGCCGAGGGCACTCAGGCAGAGCTGAACAACGCGCAGCGAGACTATGCAGCGGCACAGGAGTCCGTGGCTAATCTCAAGAACCGTCTGGAGGAGCACCGACAGGCGGTCGCAGACTTCAACACCATTTATGCCACGCACCAGGCATTGGTTGAGGACCTGGCGCGCCTGGAGGAACTCAATCGTGAAACCCAGGCACGGCAGGTGCAAATCGAAGTGCGCCAGGTCGATAAATATCCGCAGGTGTCAGTCATCGACTGGCCCTCACCCGAAGCTTCCCGGATCGGCCCTCCCTATCTTCTGCTTCTGGGTGGCACGGTACTGGCGGCCCTGGGCCTGGGAATCTTCAGCGTCTGGCTGTACAGCTACCTGCACCCCCGCAGCGCCACCCCCGCCTACGTCACCTTGTCCGGCGTGCACATGTATCCGAACGATGGCACCCAGGCCCTGGAGCAACTATCCGGCGAGCAAGCCCGCCTGCAAGAAGAGGCTACGGCGCGACTGGAGCATTCCGGAGAGAGCGAGGGTCACGAAGAGCTTGAGGAAAAAGAAAATCCCGAAGAAACTCCTGGAGAAAGTCCCGGAGAAAGCCGCGAAGAAAGCCGCGAAAACAACAGCGATAGCAAAGACACCCGGGGCTAG
- a CDS encoding nitroreductase — MSEDLERGFDEVVLGRRSIRGFKPDPIPKPVIEEIVSLATRAPSSYNSQPWHVHIAAGDVLEAIRRDSTERTASGTAPSFERMESGAYEGDHRKRQIEVAVQLFEAMGIVRDDKAGRDNWTMRGFRIFDAPLLMVITYDKQLQGGDIAPFDCGALSNMLVNAAWSRGVGSVINSQGVMHSPVVREHLNIPEDQVILISIALGYPDESFPANAVVSKRRPVDDVATFLGFE, encoded by the coding sequence GTGAGTGAAGATCTTGAAAGAGGATTCGATGAGGTTGTTTTAGGCCGGCGAAGTATTCGCGGTTTTAAACCCGACCCGATCCCAAAGCCTGTGATCGAAGAAATTGTGTCCCTGGCAACGCGCGCGCCCTCTTCTTACAACTCCCAGCCCTGGCATGTGCATATTGCTGCCGGTGATGTATTAGAGGCGATTCGTCGGGACAGTACCGAGCGCACCGCATCAGGTACCGCGCCGTCCTTCGAACGTATGGAGTCCGGTGCCTATGAAGGTGACCATCGCAAACGTCAGATCGAAGTCGCGGTTCAGCTCTTTGAGGCCATGGGTATTGTGCGGGATGACAAAGCCGGCCGGGATAACTGGACCATGCGGGGCTTTCGAATTTTCGACGCACCCCTGTTGATGGTGATCACCTACGATAAGCAATTGCAGGGTGGCGATATTGCGCCCTTTGACTGCGGCGCCCTGAGCAACATGCTGGTCAATGCCGCCTGGTCCCGAGGCGTTGGATCCGTGATTAACAGTCAGGGTGTTATGCACTCGCCGGTGGTACGCGAGCACCTCAATATTCCTGAAGACCAGGTGATCCTGATCAGTATTGCGCTGGGTTACCCCGACGAGAGCTTTCCGGCTAATGCCGTCGTGTCAAAACGACGCCCCGTCGACGACGTTGCCACTTTTCTCGGCTTTGAATGA